A stretch of Lysinibacillus agricola DNA encodes these proteins:
- a CDS encoding helix-turn-helix transcriptional regulator — protein MSKNYSFNSKEDFIKLVQTEILTSSEVLEELQISRQSLNSLVKRGKLVPIKELPRDRMFLREDVEARKEAAKELHAKYRPYDE, from the coding sequence ATGTCGAAAAACTACTCTTTCAATAGCAAAGAAGATTTTATTAAATTAGTTCAAACTGAAATCTTAACATCATCAGAAGTGTTGGAGGAATTGCAAATTTCTAGGCAATCATTAAATTCACTTGTAAAGCGTGGAAAGTTAGTTCCTATCAAAGAGTTACCAAGAGATAGAATGTTTTTACGTGAAGATGTGGAAGCTAGAAAAGAAGCAGCAAAAGAATTGCATGCTAAATACAGACCATATGACGAATAA
- a CDS encoding putative phage tail protein: MHALSQTEWGQVSVFTWGELSAHQWECFRLALMITETELQAQGVTVATSGTSQNEVITELQTQGVKVVQSPIIMQTQTEMITSIVVSTKDYLTDMVKHLPLYERKSTVFRAILSSEDKEFRNTEQQLEIVDRNLFVDTAIEALPIYERDLGIKPNSSLRYDQRREQINSRSRASFDQTTKETIKLVAAAYSNGDVEVNSTDTPGVYEIKFIGTKGIPNNMSGLMQAIDIIVPAHLQFNYVYTFNTWGFVSERTWEDVSKITWNDIRIWDGVSK, encoded by the coding sequence ATGCACGCATTATCACAAACAGAATGGGGACAAGTTTCAGTCTTTACCTGGGGAGAGCTATCAGCGCACCAATGGGAATGTTTTAGATTAGCATTAATGATAACCGAAACAGAACTGCAGGCACAGGGCGTAACTGTAGCAACGTCAGGCACTTCACAAAATGAAGTCATAACAGAGCTACAAACGCAAGGTGTCAAAGTAGTTCAGTCGCCTATTATCATGCAAACACAAACTGAAATGATTACAAGTATAGTTGTTTCCACAAAAGACTATTTAACAGATATGGTAAAACATTTACCGCTGTATGAGCGCAAATCAACTGTTTTTAGGGCTATTTTAAGTTCTGAGGATAAAGAGTTCCGGAACACTGAACAACAGCTTGAAATAGTGGATAGAAACCTTTTTGTGGACACAGCTATTGAAGCTTTGCCAATTTACGAACGTGATCTTGGTATTAAACCAAATAGCTCATTACGCTATGACCAACGCAGAGAGCAAATTAATTCACGAAGTCGAGCAAGCTTTGACCAAACAACAAAAGAAACAATTAAGTTAGTTGCAGCTGCTTACAGTAATGGAGATGTTGAGGTAAATTCAACGGATACGCCAGGTGTATATGAGATTAAATTTATTGGTACAAAGGGCATTCCAAATAATATGAGTGGTCTTATGCAAGCGATTGATATTATTGTTCCAGCCCATTTGCAGTTTAACTATGTATATACTTTCAACACTTGGGGCTTTGTAAGTGAGCGCACGTGGGAAGATGTAAGCAAAATAACTTGGAACGATATAAGAATATGGGATGGGGTGAGCAAATGA
- a CDS encoding phage tail fiber protein produces MNHMTVYLKDKVLTDNLRTATVYGALFNGDTEVNAASYSRQSAGFTVPTDGQTSNNADILFPIAAESWGDISHIGIFDAKTGGNLLFKSQAEFTKNIDVSSQYKIPKNYLIVRLK; encoded by the coding sequence ATGAATCACATGACAGTCTATTTAAAAGATAAGGTTCTAACTGACAATTTAAGGACAGCGACAGTATATGGTGCGTTGTTTAACGGTGACACAGAGGTGAATGCAGCAAGCTACTCGCGTCAATCTGCAGGCTTTACAGTACCAACAGATGGCCAAACATCGAATAACGCTGATATTTTATTCCCCATTGCTGCAGAGTCCTGGGGAGATATTTCACACATCGGCATTTTTGACGCAAAAACAGGAGGTAATTTGCTGTTTAAATCGCAAGCAGAATTTACAAAGAACATCGATGTGTCCAGCCAATACAAGATCCCTAAAAACTATCTAATTGTCCGATTGAAGTAG
- a CDS encoding carbon-nitrogen family hydrolase — protein sequence MKIGCIQLNVGFGKVEENFARAEDKIREAAKQGAEIIVLPEMWNSGYALEKLQELADVDGERSKAFLSGLAKELGVHIVGGSVSTKKGDKFYNTMYTFDNNGELVGEYNKAHLFRLMDEHLYLEAGDEMNRFALGDIEAAGVICYDIRFPEWLRAHALEGAKVLFVPAQWPTPRIDHWNTLLQARAIENQCFVIAVNRISRKVENFNGQSMIIQPWGEVLWVGAEDEEVAVIDVDFSIVDEVRGRIPVYDDRRPALYSGVVAKN from the coding sequence ATGAAAATTGGGTGTATCCAACTAAATGTTGGTTTTGGTAAAGTGGAAGAAAATTTTGCTCGAGCTGAGGACAAAATTCGTGAAGCGGCAAAACAAGGTGCAGAAATTATTGTACTACCGGAAATGTGGAATTCAGGCTATGCACTTGAAAAATTACAAGAGCTTGCAGATGTGGATGGAGAACGTTCGAAAGCATTTTTATCAGGTTTAGCGAAAGAGCTTGGCGTACATATTGTTGGAGGCTCTGTTTCAACGAAGAAGGGCGATAAATTTTACAACACGATGTATACGTTTGATAACAATGGTGAGTTAGTAGGTGAATATAACAAGGCACATCTTTTCCGTTTGATGGACGAGCATTTATATTTAGAAGCAGGGGATGAAATGAATCGCTTTGCTCTAGGTGATATCGAGGCTGCAGGCGTGATTTGCTATGATATTCGCTTCCCAGAATGGCTACGTGCTCATGCCTTAGAGGGTGCAAAAGTATTATTCGTGCCGGCACAATGGCCGACGCCACGTATCGATCATTGGAACACATTGCTACAAGCACGTGCCATTGAAAATCAATGCTTCGTGATCGCTGTTAATCGTATATCGAGAAAGGTAGAAAACTTCAATGGTCAATCCATGATTATTCAACCATGGGGCGAGGTGCTTTGGGTTGGCGCAGAGGACGAAGAAGTCGCTGTCATTGACGTGGACTTTTCGATTGTCGATGAAGTACGAGGTAGAATTCCAGTTTATGACGATCGCAGACCAGCATTATACAGTGGAGTAGTTGCTAAAAATTAA
- a CDS encoding helix-turn-helix domain-containing protein, whose amino-acid sequence MAKEIKLRLRVLLAEKEWEQKDLVERTNLTNRAVSDLYNDKTKSYTKNTINELLNAFDITDMNELFKIVEVEDID is encoded by the coding sequence TTGGCGAAAGAAATTAAATTACGTTTACGTGTTTTGCTTGCAGAAAAAGAGTGGGAACAAAAAGATTTAGTCGAAAGAACAAATTTAACAAACCGAGCAGTTAGTGATTTATACAACGACAAAACAAAAAGTTATACCAAAAACACTATCAACGAGTTGTTGAATGCATTTGATATAACTGATATGAATGAATTATTTAAAATCGTAGAAGTAGAAGATATTGATTAA
- a CDS encoding amino acid permease has product MEQQTHLQRGLKKRHMTMIAIAGVIGAGLFMGSGSVINLAGPGAILSYIFAGFIVILVMRMLGEMAAVNPTSGSFAHYAHEAIGPWAGFMIGWLYWFFWVVAIALEATAAAAIIQYWYDGIPLWLLSLVLTVALTLTNVLSVKAFGEFEYWFSLIKVASIIAFLALGAFIIFGIAPNFNAVGTANLIGEGGFLPNGFGAVLMGVVIVIFSFMGTEIVAIAAGESDEPLAAVTTATNSITWRILIFYVGSITVVVTLLPWHSSDILTSPYVAVLDYIGIPAAAQIMNFVVLTAVLSCLNSALYATSRMVFSLAEKGEAPKAFLKLNKKGAPVNAILTATFFSYIAVIMNYVSPDKVFMFLLSSCSAITLILYLIIAFSQLRMRRKIEKENPELLKVKMWLFPYLTYFTILATTALLIAMFFIESMRSQILFTCIVVAVVMIFYVVTQKKKSPNPVDEASSIFKKEELDFE; this is encoded by the coding sequence ATGGAGCAACAAACGCATTTACAGAGAGGGTTAAAGAAAAGGCATATGACGATGATCGCTATTGCAGGGGTTATCGGTGCTGGTTTATTTATGGGGAGTGGCTCAGTGATTAATTTGGCCGGCCCTGGAGCAATTTTATCTTATATTTTTGCAGGCTTTATCGTTATTCTTGTCATGCGAATGCTAGGGGAAATGGCAGCTGTCAATCCAACAAGTGGGTCTTTTGCGCATTATGCACATGAAGCAATTGGTCCATGGGCTGGCTTTATGATTGGTTGGTTATATTGGTTTTTCTGGGTCGTTGCCATTGCTTTAGAGGCAACGGCAGCAGCTGCGATTATTCAATATTGGTATGATGGGATTCCTTTATGGCTGCTGAGTCTTGTATTAACTGTAGCACTTACTTTAACAAATGTTCTTTCCGTAAAAGCTTTTGGTGAATTTGAATATTGGTTCTCTCTTATTAAGGTTGCAAGTATTATAGCTTTTCTGGCACTTGGCGCATTTATTATCTTTGGTATCGCACCGAATTTTAATGCAGTAGGTACTGCCAATTTAATCGGGGAAGGCGGCTTTTTACCGAATGGTTTCGGTGCTGTTTTGATGGGGGTAGTCATTGTTATTTTCTCCTTTATGGGCACAGAAATTGTTGCCATTGCGGCAGGGGAATCTGACGAGCCGTTAGCAGCGGTAACAACAGCTACAAATTCAATTACTTGGCGTATTTTGATTTTCTACGTTGGATCGATAACGGTAGTTGTCACATTATTACCTTGGCATTCCTCGGATATATTAACAAGTCCATATGTAGCAGTATTGGATTACATCGGTATTCCTGCAGCTGCGCAAATCATGAATTTTGTCGTTTTAACAGCGGTTTTATCATGCTTGAACTCCGCACTTTACGCAACATCTCGAATGGTATTTTCTTTAGCGGAGAAGGGGGAGGCCCCAAAAGCATTTTTGAAATTAAATAAAAAGGGAGCACCTGTTAATGCCATATTAACAGCGACATTCTTCTCTTATATTGCCGTTATTATGAACTATGTTTCACCAGATAAAGTATTTATGTTTTTACTTAGTTCATGTAGTGCAATCACGCTAATTCTTTACTTAATCATTGCATTTTCACAATTAAGAATGCGACGGAAAATTGAGAAAGAAAATCCCGAGCTATTAAAAGTGAAAATGTGGTTATTCCCATATTTAACGTATTTCACAATATTGGCTACAACAGCATTACTAATCGCGATGTTCTTTATTGAATCAATGCGTTCACAAATTTTATTTACATGTATTGTAGTGGCAGTAGTGATGATTTTCTATGTAGTTACACAAAAGAAAAAGTCGCCTAACCCAGTAGATGAAGCAAGTTCTATTTTCAAAAAGGAAGAATTAGATTTTGAATAA
- a CDS encoding phage holin family protein, with product MSMIEWLQRFLESDSSKLIYILALILSANMIDFTIGWLNAKFNKKVKFSSAKAIFGIARKLVLFIVLVYAIPVALLMPAPLGISALYVLYMGYLFSEINSILNHFKLTDDDKSMDPFIEFFKGLMRREGK from the coding sequence ATGAGTATGATTGAATGGTTACAACGTTTTTTGGAATCAGATAGTTCAAAGTTAATTTATATTTTAGCGTTAATTTTAAGTGCCAACATGATTGATTTCACAATTGGTTGGCTCAACGCTAAGTTTAATAAAAAAGTAAAGTTTAGTAGTGCGAAAGCGATTTTTGGTATTGCTCGTAAATTAGTGTTGTTTATCGTACTTGTGTATGCAATTCCTGTAGCACTTCTTATGCCAGCACCATTAGGAATTAGCGCATTGTATGTATTGTATATGGGCTATTTATTTAGCGAGATTAATTCAATTCTTAATCATTTTAAATTGACGGATGATGACAAGAGTATGGATCCATTCATTGAGTTTTTCAAAGGCTTAATGCGTCGAGAGGGGAAGTGA
- a CDS encoding helix-turn-helix domain-containing protein yields the protein MAFEYLGTYKTFESIADMDTAVENHMAAHYYDLTESERAIVFKLASHALEHPGACHLKAATIAATLEISTKTVYRAITKLESLGIIKKETTVKSKGGQGASIYIILPYNVPASMSERENVEKHCESKVREQQFENLSLNSFNLLSSKHANNIMSLENELALQAEKKKEYMNEYQVMLFDFMHSLPLRDDLKNQLHKCILATKMKDIRDFVNAKDVLANIFRDITNGTLTIASTLRAVFVGAYGKAVERLSNKSDKSSYIEETPNRERPVPFYNWLEERDSRTQINSRPNIENWLEW from the coding sequence ATGGCATTTGAATATTTAGGAACATACAAAACATTTGAATCAATAGCAGATATGGACACGGCTGTAGAAAATCACATGGCAGCACACTACTATGATTTGACTGAATCAGAACGTGCCATCGTTTTCAAGCTTGCTAGTCATGCTTTGGAACATCCAGGGGCCTGTCACTTAAAGGCGGCAACTATTGCTGCAACATTGGAGATCAGCACGAAGACGGTTTATCGAGCTATTACAAAATTAGAGTCACTAGGAATTATCAAGAAAGAAACGACTGTAAAAAGCAAAGGTGGACAAGGAGCAAGCATTTACATCATTTTGCCTTACAATGTCCCAGCGTCAATGTCCGAGCGTGAAAACGTTGAAAAGCATTGTGAGAGTAAGGTTAGAGAGCAACAATTCGAAAACCTATCTTTAAACTCTTTTAATCTTTTAAGTTCTAAACATGCAAATAATATTATGAGTCTTGAAAATGAATTAGCTTTGCAAGCTGAAAAGAAAAAGGAATACATGAACGAGTACCAAGTGATGTTATTCGATTTCATGCACTCATTACCATTACGTGACGATTTAAAGAACCAGCTACATAAGTGCATACTGGCTACAAAAATGAAAGATATACGTGATTTTGTGAACGCTAAAGACGTTTTAGCTAACATTTTCCGTGATATTACGAACGGTACATTAACAATTGCTAGTACATTAAGAGCCGTATTCGTAGGGGCATATGGTAAGGCTGTAGAACGTTTGAGTAATAAATCGGATAAATCATCATATATAGAAGAAACACCAAATAGAGAACGTCCAGTACCGTTTTATAACTGGTTAGAAGAACGTGATAGTCGTACACAAATAAATAGCAGACCAAACATAGAAAATTGGCTGGAATGGTAG
- a CDS encoding baseplate J/gp47 family protein, producing the protein MEDEKLIHDRMMLGINDEYDKAKGEFIYDATKPAAVEFANQQKKIAEVQDKLDVEKLTGDELTRTVYQRTGQSRKLATQATTTVIVSGAAGTIVKTGELVGTDTILYSVIEEATLNESGLGHVRIQCNEFGQIGNVPANTIKNFPVSIPGLINVYNPDSVVDGYDEETDDDLRQRYYDKLQRPGKSGNEYHYREWALEVTGTGDAKIFKRYNGPLSMKVVVIDANKLPAPNELVEDVRDHIEVEMPFGVEDLLVMSAVALKLNLKVSLTLMPGYTEEIVINNIKKNITTQLKEIAFKSSFVSYAKIGALVIESSGVLDYQDLLINDSTANVVIPDDAVALMGGVNE; encoded by the coding sequence GTGGAAGATGAAAAACTCATTCATGATCGTATGATGTTAGGTATTAATGACGAGTACGACAAGGCAAAAGGCGAATTTATTTATGATGCAACAAAACCTGCAGCTGTAGAGTTTGCAAATCAGCAAAAGAAGATTGCAGAAGTACAAGATAAATTAGATGTCGAAAAGTTAACAGGTGATGAATTAACACGTACCGTATATCAACGAACGGGGCAAAGTCGAAAGTTGGCCACACAAGCGACAACGACTGTCATTGTATCGGGTGCAGCTGGAACAATTGTTAAGACTGGCGAATTAGTTGGCACAGATACAATTTTATATTCCGTAATTGAGGAAGCAACACTTAATGAAAGTGGATTAGGACATGTTCGAATACAGTGTAACGAGTTTGGCCAAATAGGAAACGTGCCAGCCAATACAATCAAAAACTTTCCTGTGTCAATTCCTGGCTTAATCAATGTGTACAACCCTGATTCTGTTGTGGATGGATATGACGAGGAAACAGATGATGATTTACGCCAACGGTATTACGATAAGTTACAACGTCCAGGTAAATCAGGAAATGAATATCATTACCGTGAATGGGCCTTAGAGGTTACAGGTACAGGAGATGCAAAAATATTTAAACGCTACAACGGCCCATTATCAATGAAAGTGGTTGTGATCGATGCGAATAAACTACCTGCACCGAATGAATTAGTGGAAGATGTGAGGGATCACATTGAGGTAGAAATGCCATTTGGTGTTGAGGATTTGCTTGTAATGTCTGCAGTTGCACTAAAGCTTAATTTAAAAGTTTCCTTAACATTAATGCCTGGCTACACTGAGGAAATTGTTATAAACAATATTAAAAAGAATATTACTACGCAATTAAAAGAAATAGCCTTCAAATCCTCTTTCGTTAGTTATGCAAAGATTGGGGCGCTTGTTATCGAAAGTAGTGGTGTTTTAGATTATCAGGATCTACTCATTAATGATTCCACAGCAAATGTTGTTATTCCTGATGATGCGGTGGCACTTATGGGAGGTGTAAATGAATGA
- a CDS encoding peptidoglycan recognition protein family protein: protein MTYAIEKRLMSGLPNYALEAIKYVIAHESGNPNNCGPNALENEITNMNRNKAKAFTSHWVGGGGRIVQIAPVNRVQYGCGPKGNPLSYAQVELARTADKEQFKKDYAAYIWLLRKLAKDAGIPVILDGTGNGIKSHRWITHNLGGTTHVDPYSYLQSMGISEEQFKLDIKNGLDKPTEKDDDKMQFTNETTKAAVRDHIKQAVDKKLIDKSWLDKFDNGTMTTGDYEGLKLIIAQRS, encoded by the coding sequence ATGACTTATGCTATCGAAAAACGTTTGATGTCAGGATTGCCAAACTATGCTTTGGAAGCTATTAAATATGTTATTGCTCATGAGTCAGGCAATCCGAACAATTGTGGTCCAAATGCATTAGAAAATGAAATAACAAATATGAATCGAAATAAAGCAAAGGCATTCACCTCACATTGGGTAGGTGGTGGCGGTCGCATTGTTCAAATTGCACCAGTTAATCGTGTACAGTACGGTTGTGGACCTAAAGGCAATCCACTTAGCTATGCACAAGTAGAATTAGCGCGTACAGCTGACAAAGAACAGTTCAAGAAGGATTATGCGGCTTATATTTGGTTGTTACGCAAGCTTGCAAAAGATGCTGGGATTCCTGTTATTTTAGATGGAACAGGCAACGGTATTAAATCACATCGATGGATTACACATAATTTAGGAGGCACTACTCATGTAGATCCGTATTCGTATTTGCAGAGTATGGGAATTTCAGAAGAACAATTCAAGCTAGACATTAAAAACGGCTTAGATAAACCAACAGAAAAGGATGATGATAAAATGCAATTTACAAACGAGACAACTAAAGCTGCAGTACGTGACCACATTAAACAAGCAGTTGATAAAAAGCTGATTGATAAGTCATGGCTAGATAAATTCGACAATGGAACAATGACTACAGGTGACTATGAAGGCTTGAAACTTATCATTGCACAGCGTAGTTAG
- a CDS encoding SHOCT domain-containing protein — MDTIAETIKFAGFGKKKAMAKQIQMFDDRLTEQGEALLAVCASVKGTKQLYVTDQRILLHEIKGIVSNDETSIPLSSISSINISNKLVYSKIEIVSTGNIAIIDDVPAHIALEIKSGIENLKIMTKNASAPSSKEGKDMYDIGDEIRELKDLLDDGILTQEEFDAKKKQLLGI; from the coding sequence ATGGATACAATAGCAGAAACAATAAAATTTGCTGGCTTTGGCAAAAAGAAAGCAATGGCAAAACAAATTCAAATGTTTGACGATAGACTGACAGAACAAGGTGAAGCATTACTCGCTGTATGTGCATCTGTAAAAGGTACAAAACAGCTTTATGTCACTGACCAACGAATCTTATTACATGAAATCAAAGGGATCGTATCCAATGATGAAACGAGCATTCCTTTGTCTTCTATTAGTAGTATCAACATTTCTAATAAACTTGTTTATTCAAAAATTGAAATAGTATCTACTGGAAACATAGCTATCATTGACGATGTACCAGCGCATATTGCACTTGAAATTAAATCGGGTATCGAGAATCTAAAGATAATGACCAAGAATGCATCTGCACCTTCATCTAAAGAGGGAAAGGATATGTATGATATTGGTGATGAAATTCGTGAATTGAAGGATTTATTAGATGATGGGATTTTAACGCAAGAAGAATTTGACGCGAAGAAAAAGCAATTGTTAGGAATCTAG
- a CDS encoding PucR family transcriptional regulator: MSQFKLQVKDVLENTYFQSAEVVAGEGGLLRIVKWAHVIEIIQVDNFLAGDELVLTTGISLQHCLEDFVFFVESLIQKNCAALCIEYGTSIQTIPEAIISLANRYSFPIIVFHETVPFVRITQDLHSQIMNQQYLMISSLESYSQTLNKNALLGQTAEEILQNMYNELKTQITFSIKGREPIFFPNMSHNKRQQLLTMKKTASKFKHEPIFIFDQHYADLFLYREDGLFSEFELLILDRTATALAQLLMRDFYIEEKRDIEDASILADWIDQKLSKEEIYKFIVTYHSNYNLSSGAVFILASPTAVSKVQEDIVYSKLYYRNLFEQNGFIPFLFERKSYVVFILLHTKDSKSSRELLNTLVSSVQKTDFYKKQMVQGYQIAIGKVVADVEEIPKSYQTALETLYICSKVQTTSYFYDDLHLYHLIYKLQMQVNLQEVIQDYLQPVIEYDRKYNSKLLETLQVYLQTNGSKQQTANQLFIVRQTLYHRLKKLESLLGENFMKGHNRITLEFMLLANSLIEDKN; encoded by the coding sequence ATGAGTCAATTTAAGCTTCAAGTGAAAGATGTATTAGAAAATACATACTTTCAAAGTGCAGAGGTCGTAGCTGGTGAGGGTGGATTATTACGAATTGTCAAGTGGGCCCACGTCATTGAAATTATACAGGTAGATAATTTTCTAGCTGGTGATGAATTGGTCTTAACAACAGGGATTAGCCTTCAGCATTGCCTAGAGGATTTTGTCTTTTTTGTAGAATCATTAATCCAAAAAAATTGCGCTGCATTGTGCATTGAATACGGCACTTCCATACAAACCATCCCAGAAGCGATAATATCTCTTGCGAACCGTTATAGCTTCCCTATTATCGTTTTTCATGAAACGGTTCCTTTTGTCCGCATTACACAGGATTTACATAGTCAAATTATGAATCAACAATATTTAATGATTTCCTCTTTAGAATCGTACTCTCAAACGTTAAATAAAAATGCACTATTAGGGCAAACTGCAGAAGAAATTTTACAAAATATGTATAATGAACTAAAGACACAAATCACCTTTTCTATTAAAGGGCGAGAGCCGATCTTTTTTCCAAATATGTCACACAATAAGCGCCAACAACTATTAACGATGAAAAAAACGGCATCGAAATTTAAACATGAACCGATCTTTATTTTTGATCAGCATTATGCAGATTTATTTCTCTATAGGGAAGATGGTTTATTCTCAGAGTTTGAATTACTTATTTTAGACCGTACAGCCACTGCGTTAGCACAGCTATTAATGCGGGATTTTTATATTGAGGAGAAAAGGGACATTGAGGATGCCTCTATTTTAGCGGATTGGATCGATCAAAAACTATCGAAGGAGGAAATTTATAAATTTATCGTAACCTATCATTCTAACTATAATCTTTCTAGTGGGGCTGTCTTTATTTTAGCATCTCCTACTGCCGTCTCTAAGGTGCAAGAAGATATTGTCTATAGTAAGCTCTATTATCGAAACCTTTTTGAGCAAAATGGATTTATACCATTTTTATTTGAAAGAAAAAGCTATGTCGTTTTTATTTTGCTCCATACGAAGGATAGTAAATCGAGTCGCGAATTATTAAATACATTAGTTTCTTCCGTTCAGAAAACTGATTTTTATAAAAAACAAATGGTTCAAGGGTATCAAATAGCCATTGGCAAAGTCGTTGCAGACGTAGAGGAAATACCGAAGAGCTATCAAACTGCATTAGAAACATTGTATATTTGCAGTAAAGTACAAACAACTTCTTATTTTTACGATGATTTACATTTATATCACCTCATCTATAAATTACAGATGCAAGTAAATTTACAGGAAGTAATTCAAGATTATTTACAGCCTGTTATTGAATACGATAGAAAATATAATAGTAAACTGTTAGAAACACTGCAGGTATACTTACAAACGAATGGCTCTAAACAACAAACGGCCAATCAATTGTTCATCGTCCGTCAAACGCTCTATCATCGTTTAAAAAAGCTTGAGAGTCTCTTAGGGGAAAATTTCATGAAGGGGCATAATCGGATTACGCTTGAATTTATGTTGCTCGCCAATTCTTTAATTGAGGATAAAAACTAA
- a CDS encoding CD1375 family protein gives MAKLYWDLIKLTLRTIDQVPLLWREDVKTLLNNENK, from the coding sequence ATGGCTAAATTATATTGGGATTTAATCAAATTAACACTAAGAACGATTGACCAAGTGCCATTATTATGGCGTGAAGATGTAAAAACATTACTCAATAACGAAAACAAGTAA